The following DNA comes from Oncorhynchus mykiss isolate Arlee chromosome 16, USDA_OmykA_1.1, whole genome shotgun sequence.
agtgcactactttttgactaATTGTGCACTAtacaaggaatagggtgccatttgggaagtatCCCTTAAATTTGCCTGCTTTGATGCCAATACCGTTCCCTTGTTGCAGCATCTATTGCACTGAAATTTACCAAGCAATGTGTTGGATCTGGAAAAAGTATTACCCAACAAAAGTATGCTTGCTTAGTACATGAAAccaaaataaacaatttaatttaGCAGGTAAATGTGCTTGGGTTCACTCTAGATTTCAACCACTGTGCGTTAATGAGAGACAGTATATAGGTATTTGAGGTACAAACACATTGGTTGCTTTCGCGTACAACACAGAGATACAAGTCTGGTTTAGTTTTTTCAAAGGATCAAGTGAAAAACAGTATGTTTGACAAAGTATATAATAATGGCATTTCAGTGTACAGTTGTTGTTCAAATGACACTTGTTATAGAACATATGTAACAGATAACAGTCAAATAGAACAGTAAAACTAAAACCTTGTCAAATAGAGTGAATTGATCTGAAGACCACAGAAAGGACATTGGTAAATCATTTGATTTTGGGAAAGATGAGCAAAATCTGataacagaaagacagagacccAAGGCTAAGCACCGCTGAACTGTGAGAAGAACATCAAAACATTTATTATCAAGATTGCATTACTGTGAGAAACATAACTGTTTACACTCTTTCTTTGTCATTTGTACTGCGAGAAAATACTAAAACCGTTTCAACTCTCACAAATGACTACAGTGAACCCATTTACCCAAGAACGGTTGCTTAAATACAATCAAACAAAGCCAATGTCTCAAGTGGAGCTGAATGTGTTGCAATCTAGCTATTATGTGCTGGGTTGTAGGATACACCTAGCGAGTAGCTATCATGTCCTGGGGTTAAACCTAAGAGATAGATCCttgcttttacttcactacagcATGCTATTACCGATGTAGAGTTTGGGCCTACTACTTCCTTTGTTTATGCACAAAGGTTAATGTGCGTGAACCGGACAGGGAATGGTTATGAAAGACAGACTGGTGTGAAATTAAACGTAATCATTGATACAGACATGAATACAATGTAGAAGACAACTGATGAACACACCCTGCTAGTctgaaagaggtgtgtgtgtgtgtgtaaagacagGACTGAACCGCTCCCACACGTCAACAACACAGAGGAGTATCACTATAGAAacaaacatgcacaaacacacacccactcactcagcacacacatacagtacattacagctgTTTTAAACATACGGGACACAtcctcaaagtgtgtgtgtgtgttcagagctCGCTGGTGAGAGGCCCCTTGCTCTGGATGTTCCTCATGATAGCCTGGACCACCTCAGAGGTGGTGCCCTGCCCCCCAATGTCAGCTGTGTGCaactgaaggagaagaagaatatTATTAGGCAGGATGATACTTGAGACAATTGTCAACGTCGCCATTATATCCCCCTCAGCTGTGTGCAACTGCAACATAACAGACAAATAACTAGTCACAAATCACATTCTACTCAAATAAACAATATAGGTGAAACAGATATAAATATGGCAAATAGACCAAACATCATTCCATATTCTCCGTGACAGACAATCATATCTactctacacaatacatttatttctGAATATTCTGTAATATTGCTCTCCCCGGGCCCCAGAATTACTATCAATCACACCCTCCTCAGAGGGATTCTGCACCGATAATAAATCAGTGGGTACAATGGCAACATTTTGTACGATGAAGAGGCTCTATAGAGCAGCATACATTTGATTACAGGAGGGACAAGTTAGCCTAGAGCAGGGTCGGCAACAAGCTGCCTGCGGGACGGGTTTGGCCCAGTGGCAGCCTGTTGCCGTCCCTGCGCTAGGCCAAGGGAGTGATTTTTATTTTGTTGGGGTCAATTTGCAATGTACAAATTATTAGAATTATGTTCCGGCCACCCGCCCATCCGCTCTGATCGggccgcggctgaatctagttgcttACCCCTGGCCCAGAGTGTAAAGGAGGAATTTGATACATTTCTAGCTAGAATGGCAGACAATTCAAATACTTGAAAGAATAAATGTGAATAGCTCTTCATTTGCATGCGCTCCATTGATAACTGTCCAGACCCTCAGCAGGTCAGTCggcagtgaggtgtgtgtgtatatacagagCAGTGACGTGTGTTAACTCAGGTGAGAGTATTGAGTAGTGTGATACAGGTGCAGGGAGGTATTGAGCAGGGGTGTATTAATTAGATCATAGCAAACAGTTTACTCCAAATGGAAAACCTTTTACAATGACAAATTCAGTTAGGTCCCTCCCCATTTCATTCCGTTTGCTTTCATTTGGTTAACGATTCTtggattctttaaaaaaaaagttttacattgaacctttatttaactaggcaagtcagttaagaacaaattcttgtttacaatgacggtcaaacccagacgacgctgggccaattgtgcaccgccctaggGAACTCCCAATCAccctggatgtgatacagcctggatttgaaccaggcaCTATagtgcctcttgcactgagatgcagtgccttagactactgcgccactcgggagttcttagtgaatacacccctggtgaGTGTATTGTGCAGTGAGGTGAGAGAACCTGACTTACCTGAGTCTCATTCATGGTTGTCAGGACTGCATTCCTGATCATAGTGGCATAATCATGGAGCCTGAGACGCACAGAAATACAATGAGTTGACTTTCATGCCATCTGTTCTGTTCAACTAGTTGACTGCTGCTCAGAtaacacatacacatggtcatgGTTTAGAAACAGCCCCTTCATTAGACGATGCAAGGGGTACCTACTTGAGGTGGTCCAGCATCATGCAGCTGGCCAGTAGCATGGCAGTGGGGTTAGCAATGTTCCTGTCAGCAATACTCTTCCCTGTGTTCCTGGTGGCCTGAAAGTCACAtcgagaaaagacagagagacagagagcgagcatATCGAGAGATCATTGACATACTTGGCCAGTCAACTGACTACTGTTTAAGTCCAGCATTCACTCCTCAATTTACAAACGCTAAGCCCTATTTGGAGTAAGATTCCAATGGGATCAAAACGTTGTCTGTTGTAAACCACTGTAGGAGCATCGTATTACATTATCAGAGTTGCAGACATTACAGGTGCCCAGTGGACTGACCGTTTCAAAGACAGCATAGTCGCGGCCGTAGTTAGCCCCTGGCACCAGCCCTGGCCCTCCCACCAGGCCAGCACACACGTTGCTGACCACGTTCCCATACAGGTTGGGCATCACCATCACATCAAACTGCTGGGGTTTGGACACCAGCTAGGGAATCAGAGGGGAATGGATAAACGACACTAATAAGCATAAGTAATATGGACAAAAGAGATATAAACTTTCTTAGCCCGGTACCAGATGTGTTTGTACTGTCTTGCCAAGTGCCAACTCATGGCAATATCAACGGCCATATGAGTTGGCgggacagcacaaacagatctgggaccaggtaaAAACGTTCTGGTGTGTCTGTATAATAAAGATAGCATTGGTTTTCATACCTGCATGGTGGTGTTGTCGACTATCATGGCATCAAAGGCAATGTCAGGGTACCCAGCAGCCACCTCTCTACAGCACTGCAGGAACAGACCATCTCCCAGCTTCCTGTGAAGGGGAGAATAAACCCTTGGTTGCATTCTGACTCTCTTCCATTCTTCTTGAAGTGTCCACTTGACTTGTTCACTCCACCTCGTGCTTTTCAAAGTATTGGAATAGTGTACGCATGGGCTAGGGGGCGGGTGCAGTTACCACCATATTTCTTACACAACTCTGTTCCATTTAAATTTATGAGGGGAAGTGAACGAGTGCACACTTTGGGAAGAAGGGTACACAATTGGACCGCAGTCTCAAAGTGCTCAGAGTGTGAGTCATTATAACACATGGATACACATCTACACCTCGGCTGACTTGACTTACATGATGTTGGCCTTGTGGACGGCAGTGACCCTCTTGCGACCTTTCTCCCGGGCCAATTTAAATGCATACTCAGCGATTCTTAGGGAGTTAGTCCGGGTGATGATCTTGAGACACTCCACCACCCCTGATACACTCTACAGGAGGAAGAGCAGAATGCTAACACAGGTTTTATAAAGCAAAGAGTGTGAATGAAAAAAAGAAAGGGATAAGTTGAGGggcgtgtgagtgcgtgcgtgcgttcgtgtgtgtgtctgtgcgcctgtgtgtgtaaCCTCATGCTCCAGACTGCTGTACTCTCCCTCAGTGTTCTCCCTGATGATCATGATGTCAATGTTGTTGTGACGAGTCTGGACTCCAGGGAGGGACTTACAGTGCATGACGTTGGCATACAGGTCCAAAGTGGTActgggggacagagagacgggTGGAGACATTGTAAGCTGACAGGGCAGGACGGAGAGACGGGTGGAGACATTATAAGCTGAcagggctggacagagagacGGGTGGAGACATTATAAGCTGAcagggcaggacagagagagCCGCAGAGAAACAGACGATCGTTTGGCTAAAGATAGGCAAACCGTGAGCAGAAACGGAGCACTCGAGCAAAATGTCCTCTGTCTTTTTTAAATAAACCGTTGGATAGAAACCTTTACTTTACCGGAGGAGGTTGTTTCTGGACTTGTGGGAAGCAGGCAGGGTGTGGAGGGTTTCAATGTTACCTACAAACATAAACATGGTGACAGTGTTATAGGCATTCTATAGAATACAGACAATTGATCATACGTTGCAGTGAGTGACACATTAGCTGGAGCCTGCCTACAATGTGAGTACAAGAGCATGGTGCTATGAGCATTACAGTGTTTCTCCTACCTTTGAGGGCCACTCCATTACGGCGGATGGCAGTGATGGCGTTGTTGATGTCATCCTCAGTAGCTGAGCAGACGTTCACTACCTCAAAGTCCACAGGCACACAGCTGAACCTACAGAACCCAACAGACTCAGTCGTTCTACCTCAACTCATTGGTTGTACCACTGAGTATATATAAGACATATGTCGATGTGTTTATAAGCTGTGAATAACATTTTAGGAACTTGGTAGCCACTCACTACTGCTTTAAtcccatatacactaccgttcaaaagtttggggtcacttagaaatgtccttgtttttgaaagaaaagcacatttcttgtccatttaaaaaataaataaaaaaaatcaagatgatcagaaatacagtgtagacattgttaatgttgcaaatgactattgtagctggaaaccgcTGATGTTATAtgcaatatctacataggcatgcagaggcccattatcagtaaccatcactcctgtgttccaatggcacgttgtgtctgctaatccaagtttagcattttgaaaggctaattgatcctctgtccagtgtctgtgttcttttgccaatcttaatctttttttattttattggccagtctgagatatggctttttctttgcaattctacctcgaaggccagcatcccagagtcgccccttcactattgacgttgagactggtgttttgtgtgtactatttaacgaagctgccagttgaggacttgtgaggcgtcagtttctcaaactagacactctaatgcatttgtcctcttgctcagttgtgcaccggggcctcccactcctctttctattctggttagagccagtttgcactgttctgtgaagggagtagtacacagcgttgtacgagatcttcagtttcttggcaattactcacatggaatagccttcatttctcagaacaagaatagactgacgagtttcataaGACacttatttgtttctggccattttgagcctgtaatcaaacccacaaatgctgatgctccagatactcaacgagTCTAAAAAAGCCCAGTtgaattgcttctttaatcagaacaacagttttcagctgtgctaacataattgcaaaggggttttctaatgatcaattagcctttaaaaattataaacttggattagctaacattgtgtcattggaacacaggagtgatggttgctgataatggacctctgtaagcttatgtagatattccattaaaaatcagccgtttccagcttcAATCGTCATTTACTACGTTAacagtgtctacactgtatttctggtcaattttattttaatggacaaaaaaaaaaaaaagtgattttcaaagtgactttcaaaaacaaggaaacatcagtgaccccaaacttttgaacggtagtgtacatttaaTAAAAACAGCTTAATTAATGAACTGGTATAGGTGTTTATAAGCCATGAATGTTATAACCAGTTGTAATAAACTTAAAGGAATAATCCactcaaaaactatattttggtaatCCACTCATGATATAGAACTTTCAAAATGCTAATTGTCACATCATCATGATGATCAAAACCCATCATCATGATGTGACAAGTGACAGAGCGTTTtgaatgttaaatattttaaaaacattgTGGAActgtatcaacaatggactaatgcaACAAATACCAAAGGATAGTTTTAGAGTGGCTTGTTCCTTTAACAGATATTCAGAGGTCCCAGGGACATATTAGTGGCTGTGTGTTTTTAAGCCGTTTATTATTAACTGTGAATAACAGCTCATAAACATGTTAtcgactagaggtcgaccgattatgctttttcaacgccgataccgattattggaggaccaaaaaagccgataccaatcggcaataatttttaaaatattttttatttgtaataatgacaattacaacaatactgaattaacacttattttaacttaatataatacatcaaaatcaatttagcctcaagtagataatgaaacatgttcaatttggtttaaataatgcaaaaacgaagtgttggagaagaacgtaaaagtgcaatatgtgccatgtaaaaaagccaacgtttcagttccttgctcagaacatgagagaatatgaaagctggtggttccttttaacatgagtcttcaatattcccaggtgagaagttttaggttgtagttattataggattatttccctctataccatttgtatttcattaacctttgactattggatgttttaTAGGCACTTtactattgccagtgtaacagtatagcttccttccctctcctcgctcctccctgggctcgaaccagcaacacaacgacaacagccaccacatcgaagcgttacccatgcagagcaagggaaacaaccaccccaaggctcagagcgagtgacgtttgaaacgctattagcacgagCTAACTatccagccatttcacttcggtcacaccagcctcatctcgggagttgataggtttgaagtcataaacagcgcaatgcttgacgcacaacgaagagctgttggcaaaacgcacgaaagtgctgtttgaatgaatgtttacacgcctgcttctgcctaccaccgctcagtcagatactttcagtggggcaaaaaagtatttagtcagccaccaattgtgcaagttctcccacttaaaaagatgagagaggcctataattttcatcataggtacacttcaacaatgacagacaaaatgagaaaaatccagaaattcacattgtagggtttttaatgaatttatttgcaaactatggtgaaaaataagtatttggtcaataacaaaagtttctcaatactttgttatatatcctttgttggcaatgacagaggttaaacgttttctgtaagtcttcacaaggttttcacacactgttgctagtattttggcccattcctccatgcagatctcctctagagcagtgatgttttggggctgttgctgggcaacacagactttcaactccctccaaagattttctatggggttgagatctggagactggctaggccactccaggaccttgaaatgcttcttacgaagccactccttcgttgcccgggcggtgtgtttgggatcattgtcatgctgaaagacccagccacgtttcatcttcaatgccctggctgatggaaggaggttttcactcaaaatctcacgatacatggccccattcattctttcctttacaccacatatgtcagagtcaaggcccgcgggccacatccggcccgcaagaaggttttttacggcccctgggatgatcttgatttattattagaaccggcccgcagcaagccggcagcccgcagatcttttacacgcaccaatactacatttcccacaatgcaaaggtgacgcaccgagcagtaggctgcttcatttcaatatttattggcacagcagtcgtcagcatcacagtaaaattaactttcagatacccatcaaaaatggcaaaacggaaggtggatactgagaaccgggggtttcaaacaaggtgggagtcggagtatatgttcacgaaggtagctggaaaacctgtgtgtcttctgtgtggagaaagtgtggcggtactgaaagagtataatctgagacgacattatgaaacgaaacacgcggacaaaaacaagaatatggacatggaacaaaggctacaaaaggcagaggaattaaaacgaggcctcaaatctcgacaggctctgttcaaaaaagccaaatcacaaggccaggctgctgtcaaggccagttttattttggcagaagagatcgctaaatcagcccggccatttacggagggggatttcatcaaaaactgcatgattaaagtttgtgacgaagtttgcccagaaaaaaggcaactctttttaaatgtgagtctgagcagaaacaccattgccgagagagtagaccagttgtccatcaatctaaaagagcagcttgtgaaaaagggaaaagattttattgcatattccttggctgtggatgagagcaccgacatttctgacattgcccagttgtcaattttcatccgcggagtggactccaacctaagcgtgacagaggagtttttggctttacgtcctatgcatggcacaaatacggggcatgatttgtatgaagaggtgtcaagatgtgtaaatgagatggagctgccttgggaaaaactcgtgggtttgacaaccgacggagcacctgcgatgtgtggacacaggagcggactggtggcgaagatacgggaaaagatgcaagaggaaaacgcgacaggtgagctgacagcttatcattgtatcatacaccaggaagcgttgtgcggtaaagccttgaaaatggagcatgtaatgagcatcatcacgcgcacagttaactttatcagagccaaaggtttgaatcaccgccagttcaaggcatttctgacggagttagaaacggagcatggtgatttgccttatcacacagaggtgcgatggctaagccagggaaaggtgcttcaaagatgtttcgagcttcgtgaggagatttgtctgttcttggacagcaaagggaaagacacaacacaactccgagacgaaatgtttctgtgt
Coding sequences within:
- the LOC110491943 gene encoding isocitrate dehydrogenase [NAD] subunit gamma, mitochondrial isoform X2, whose protein sequence is MAASSAVLSMSKIIKPIWGGRLATTAKVFGATVSSRREKSTVPPPAKYGGRHTVTLIPGDGIGPELLNHVRELFRFSCVPVDFEVVNVCSATEDDINNAITAIRRNGVALKGNIETLHTLPASHKSRNNLLRTTLDLYANVMHCKSLPGVQTRHNNIDIMIIRENTEGEYSSLEHESVSGVVECLKIITRTNSLRIAEYAFKLAREKGRKRVTAVHKANIMKLGDGLFLQCCREVAAGYPDIAFDAMIVDNTTMQLVSKPQQFDVMVMPNLYGNVVSNVCAGLVGGPGLVPGANYGRDYAVFETATRNTGKSIADRNIANPTAMLLASCMMLDHLKLHDYATMIRNAVLTTMNETQLHTADIGGQGTTSEVVQAIMRNIQSKGPLTSEL
- the LOC110491943 gene encoding isocitrate dehydrogenase [NAD] subunit gamma, mitochondrial isoform X1, producing MAASSAVLSMSKIIKPIWGGRLATTAKVFGATVSSRREKSTVGQIIPPPAKYGGRHTVTLIPGDGIGPELLNHVRELFRFSCVPVDFEVVNVCSATEDDINNAITAIRRNGVALKGNIETLHTLPASHKSRNNLLRTTLDLYANVMHCKSLPGVQTRHNNIDIMIIRENTEGEYSSLEHESVSGVVECLKIITRTNSLRIAEYAFKLAREKGRKRVTAVHKANIMKLGDGLFLQCCREVAAGYPDIAFDAMIVDNTTMQLVSKPQQFDVMVMPNLYGNVVSNVCAGLVGGPGLVPGANYGRDYAVFETATRNTGKSIADRNIANPTAMLLASCMMLDHLKLHDYATMIRNAVLTTMNETQLHTADIGGQGTTSEVVQAIMRNIQSKGPLTSEL